A single genomic interval of Arctopsyche grandis isolate Sample6627 chromosome 8, ASM5162203v2, whole genome shotgun sequence harbors:
- the LOC143915857 gene encoding RIB43A-like with coiled-coils protein 2, producing MIGNLYIATEKDKAEVRERERRRQIELERQARIFNPRIRKIGVDVNALQSQIYEKKVKEEAERNFENAFDRQMLKDNQLAEVLNQRENEERQRISNNINEYRKTFQNQIDSREYDLNDPNILKKQLPPRSTDEDVGLPSGQKFEGEDLYCEERTKIMREQCSSWLQQQIHEKQAKDAEQKAAERAYKQAIIARDQRALQLELIERDCKKQLESANAHYNKILAEEKSNKITNDLNNENEDNLAEMYNTLSSDLMTENPNTARSVFGPHRSITYMYKGMSPEEKYTIRMIQLNQIAEHKVSILYNMKIFQNDGSGAELVASPLKLALLPSSIHGFSAAFVLRFTNLCQEFAQLEADKKLDNDWENIVINMSNLSALSDTENQKKRRTMAMKVKEENLMLSKQQKDKKAYYDKIVYRNEPTDEYFSKFNTSSR from the exons ATGATCGGAAATTTGTACATTGCCACAGAAAAAGACAAAGCAGAAGTACGTGAAAGAGAAAGACGCCGTCAAATTGAATTAGAGAGACAAGCGAGAATATTCAATCCCAGAATTCGAAAAATTGGA GTTGACGTTAATGCTTTGCAATctcaaatttatgaaaaaaaggtaaaagaaGAAGCAGAACGAAATTTTGAAAATGCTTTCGACAGGCAAATGTTAAAAGACAATCAATTGGCAGAAGTATTAAATCAAAGAGAAAATGAG GAAAGACaaagaatatcaaataacatAAACGAATACAGAAAAACTTTTCAAAACCAAATTGATTCTCGGGAATATGATCTGAATGATCCAAATATTTTGAAGAAGCAATTACCACCCCGCTCTACCGATGAAGATGTTGGTCTACCATCTGGGCAAAA GTTTGAAGGAGAAGACTTATATTGTGAAGAAAGAACAAAAATAATGAGGGAACAATGCTCATCTTGGTTACAACAGCAG ATACATGAAAAACAAGCTAAGGATGCCGAACAAAAAGCAGCAGAACGTGCATACAAACAAGCAATTATTGCTAGGGACCAAAGAGCTTTACAATTGGAACTAATCGAAAGAGATTGCAAAAAACAATTGGAATCTGCCAATGCACATTATAACAAAATATTG gctgaagaaaaatccaataaaattacaaatgatttgaacaatgaaaatgaagataatttAGCTGAGATGTATAATACCCTTAGTTCCGATTTGATGACTGAAAATCCTAATACAGCAAGAAGTGTTTTTGGACCACACAGATCAATCACTTACATGTATAAAGGAATGTCTCCAGAAGAAAAATATACCATCAGAATGATTCAATTGAATCAAATTGCTGAACACAAAGTAAGTATACTTTACAAtatgaaaatctttcaaaatg ATGGCAGTGGTGCTGAGTTG GTAGCCAGCCCCCTCAAACTGGCCCTGCTTCCGAGCTCGATACATGGGTTCAGCGCCGCCTTTGTGCTCCGTTTCACCAACTTATGtcaggagttt gcACAGTTAGAAGCTGATAAAAAACTTGACAATGATtgggaaaatattgtaataaatatgtctAATTTGTCTGCACTGTCTGATActgaaaatcaaaagaaaagaaG GACAATGGCTATGAAagtgaaagaagaaaatttaatgctttcaaaacaacaaaaagataaaaaagcATATTATGATAAAATTGTGTATAGAAATGAGC
- the LOC143915206 gene encoding histone-lysine N-methyltransferase SETMAR-like → MENEKIHLRHVMLYEFRKGVSVGTAQKNIQEVYLDHAPALRTVKKWFCKFRNGDFNMEDQPRSGRPSVIDDDIVSDLVKNNPRITTKEIAEKMNVNNSSAFRRLKKLGFTFEQSRTVDMNKVCNVRGRPSSDRGRDADAGGSRDGED, encoded by the coding sequence ATGGAAAATGAAAAGATACATTTAAGGCATGTTATGTTGTATGAGTTTCGGAAAGGAGTGAGTGTTGGAACTGCACAAAAAAACATCCAAGAGGTGTATCTGGACCATGCTCCTGCTCTCCGAACAGTTAAGAAGTGGTTCTGCAAATTTCGAAATGGTGATTTCAACATGGAAGATCAACCCCGATCTGGACGGCCTTCCGTCATCGATGATGACATCGTGAGTGACTTGGTGAAAAATAACCCAAGAATTACAACCAAGGAGATTGCCGAGAAGATGAACGTTAACAATTCATCAGCATTTCGCCGTTTAAAAAAGCTTGGATTCACTTTCGAGCAAAGCCGGACCGTCGATATGAACAAAGTGTGCAATGTACGCGGACGGCCGAGCTCAGACCGAGGCAGAGACGCAGACGCAGGGGGCAGCCGTGACGGCGAGGATTGA